The following are encoded together in the Populus trichocarpa isolate Nisqually-1 chromosome 5, P.trichocarpa_v4.1, whole genome shotgun sequence genome:
- the LOC7468880 gene encoding classical arabinogalactan protein 10, giving the protein MAYKTLVCLMLLALLAGSALAQAPGAAPTAQPTKSPSPAPAAPTTPPPAPTPAPSVPAPTPAPSVPAPTPATAPSTSPSSSPASSPPSPLAPGTGGGSIATPPSDTASPPSPSNADGLNRATMAGALIGVAGVWSLLM; this is encoded by the coding sequence ATGGCTTACAAAACCTTGGTGTGCTTGATGCTTTTGGCTCTCTTAGCTGGTTCAGCCTTGGCTCAGGCACCAGGAGCCGCACCAACAGCTCAACCAACCAAATCACCATCTCCTGCACCCGCTGCACCTACAACTCCACCTCCCGCTCCAACTCCCGCTCCATCAGTCCCTGCTCCAACTCCCGCTCCATCAGTCCCTGCTCCAACTCCTGCTACCGCTCCATCCACATCTCCTTCTTCGTCTCCGGCCAGCTCACCACCTTCTCCCTTGGCCCCTGGTACTGGTGGCGGCTCCATAGCCACTCCTCCAAGTGACACCGCTTCTCCTCCATCTCCTTCGAACGCGGATGGCTTGAACAGAGCCACGATGGCTGGTGCTTTGATTGGAGTGGCTGGTGTGTGGTCTTTGTTGATGTAG